GGGATGGTGCCGGCCTGGAACTGGTAATCCATAGCGCCTCCGCAGGTTAAGGGTGCAAGGAAGTAAACAACTCGCGGCACGAGGCGCTCAGTTCACCGCGCATGACCATGCCCTTGGCGGCCTCGATATCGGGCGCGAAGAAGCGGTCGGCATCAAAAAACGGTACCGACTGGCGCAGTTGCGCGTGCACGTGCTCCAGGTGCGGCGCGGTGGTGAGCGGGCGGTGGAAGTCGATGCCCTGCGCCGCCGCCATCAGCTCGATGCCGATGATGACTGCCGTGTTCTGGGCCATGTCGTCGAGCCGGCGCGCCGCGTAGGTGGCCATGCTGACGTGGTCTTCCTGGTTGGCGGACGTCGGGATGGTATCCACGCTGCCCGGGTGCGCCAGCGATTTATTCTCCGACGCCAGCGCGGCGGCCGTGACGTGGGCGATCATGAAGCCGGAGTTCACGCCCGGCTCGGGCACCAGGAACGGCGGCAGGCCCGATAAGGTCGCATCGATCAGCAGGGCGATGCGGCGCTCGGCGATGCTGCCGATTTCGGCGATTGCCAGCGCCAGGGTGTCGGCCGCAAAGGCCACCGGCTCGGCATGGAAATTGCCGCCCGAGACCACCACCGACAGCTCGCCATCCTTGAACAGCAGCGGATTGTCGGTGACGGCGTTCGCTTCGATCAGCAGCGTGCGCGCGGCATTGTTGATGATGTCCCAGCACGCGCCCATCACCTGCGGCTGGCAGCGCAGGCAGTACGGGTCCTGCACCCGCTCGTCACCGACCAGGTGCGAGGCGCGGATCGCGCTATCGGCCACCAGTTGGCGGTAGATGGCGGCGGCGGCGATCTGGCCGGGCTGGCCACGCACTTCGTGCACGCGGGCGTCGAACGGCGCATCGCTGCCCTTGGCGGCGTCGAGCGACAGTGCGCCCGAGACGAAACCCGCCTCCAGCAAACGCTCGGCCATGAACAGGCCGTACAGCGCCAGCGCGGTCGAGACCTGGGTGCCGTTGATCAGCGCCAGGCCCTCCTTGGCAGCCAGCACCACCGGCGCGATGCCGGCGGCCTGCAAGGCCTCGGTGGCGTCCATCATCACCCCGTTCATGCGCACCTGGCCCACGCCCAGCATGGCCAGGGTCATGTGCGACAACGGCGCCAGGTCGCCCGAGGCGCCCACGGAACCCTTGGCGGGAATGGCGGGCATGATGCCGGCGTTGTACAGCGCGACCAGGGTGTCGATGATGAGCGGGCGCACGCCCGAGTAGCCGCGCGCCAGGCTGCCGATCTTCATCAGCATGATCAGGCGGCACACGGCGTCGGATACCAGCTCGCCGGTGCCCACCGAGTGCGACAGGATCAGGTTGCGTTGCAATTGTTCGAGCTTGTCGTCGGGGATGCGGGTTTTGGCCAGCAGGCCGAAGCCGGTGTTGATGCCGTAGGCGGCATCGCCCTTGGCGACGATGGCGCGCACGGCGGCAGCCGACGCTTCGATCACGGGATAGGCTTCCCTGGCGAGGGCCAGTGGGGCGGCCTCGTTCCAGACAGCGCGCAATTCGGCGAGCGTCAGCGCGCCCGGTTTCAAGGTGAGGGTCATGGTCATTTGATCATTGGAAGGTTGAGGCCATTGCGCTGGGCGCAGGCGATGGCGGTGTCGTAGCCGGCATCGGCGTGGCGCATCACGCCCGAGCCGCTGTCGTTGACCAGCACCCGCGCCAGCCGTTTGGCGGCAGCGTCGGTGCCGTCGGCAACGATCACCACGCCCGAGTGCTGCGAATAGCCCATGCCCACGCCACCGCCGTGGTGCAGCGACACCCAGGTGGCGCCGCCGGCAGTATTGAGCAAGGCGTTCAGGAGCGGCCAGTCGGAGACGGCGTCGGTGCCATCTTTCATGCTTTCCGTTTCACGATTCGGGCTGGCGACCGAGCCGGTATCGAGGTGGTCGCGACCGATCACGATCGGCGCTTTCAGCTCGCCGTTTTTCACCATCTCGTTGAAGGCCAGGCCGGCCAGGTGGCGCTCGCCAAGACCGAGCCAGCAGATGCGCGCCGGCAGGCCCTGGAAGGCGATGCGCTCGCGCGCCATGTCGAGCCAGCGGTGCACCTGCGCGTGGTGCGGGAACAGTTCCTTGATCTTGGCGTCGGTTTTATAGATGTCTTCCGGGTCGCCGGACAGCGCCACCCAGCGGAACGGTCCGCGCCCCTCGCAGAACTGCGGGCGGATGTACGCCGGTACGAAGCCGGGGAAATCGAAGGCATTCGCGACGCCGTGGTCGAACGCCACCTGGCGGATGTTGTTGCCGTAATCGACCACCTTGCAGCCGAGCGCCTGGAAGTCCAGCATCGCCTGCACGTGTACCGCGCACGAGCCGGCAGCGGCAGCTTGCAATTCCGCGTGGCGGGCCGGGTCGGCTTGCGCGGCCTTCCATTGTTCCACGGTCCAGCCCTGCGGCAGGTAGCCGTTGATCAGGTCATGGGCGGAGGTCTGGTCGGTTACCAGGTCGGGCGCCAGGCCACCCGCGCGCGCGCGGCGCACCAGTTCGGGCAGCACGTCGGCGGCGTTGCCGAGCAGGCCGATGGAAATCGCGTCGCCGTTGGCCTTGTGCGCGGAGATCATGGCAAGCGCCTCGTCGATGCTGGCGGCCTGTTTATCCAGGTAGCGGGTACGCAGGCGGAAGTCGATGCTGCTTTGCTGGCACTCGATGGTGAGCGACACGGCGCCGGCCATGGTGGCGGCCAGCGGCTGGGCGCCGCCCATGCCACCGAGGCCGGCGGTCAGTACCCAGCGCCCCTTCAAATCGCCGCCGAAGTGCTGGCGCCCTGCTTCGGCAAAGGTTTCGTACGTGCCCTGGACAATGCCCTGGGTGCCGATATAGATCCACGAACCGGCCGTCATCTGGCCGTACATGAACAGGCCTTTGCGGTCGAGTTCATTGAAGTGCTCCCAGTTGGCCCACTTGGGCACCAGGTTGGAGTTCGCAATCAGCACCCGTGGCGCGTCTTCGTGGGTCTGGAACACGCCGACCGGCTTGCCCGACTGGATCAACAGGGTCTGGTTGTCTTCCAGGTCGCGCAGCGAGGCCAGGATCTGGTCGTAGCAGGCCCAGTCGCGGGCGGCGCGGCCGATGCCGCCGTAGACCACCAGGTGCTGTGGATTTTCCGCCACTTCCTTGTCGAGGTTGTTCTGCAGCATGCGGTACGCGGCCTCGGCGCCCCAGTTCTTGCAGGTACGCTCGGGGCCGCGCGGGGCGCGGATATCGCGGGTGGCGTCGAAACGCGGATCGTTGTCGTGGCTCATGGTCGCTCCTGCTCATGGGGATAAGGTGCCCCTAGCATAGGTTGTCTATACAACCAAGTCAACCGCCTTTGCCTATTTTTTATAGACTCGTTTGCCGCCCATCCAGGTTTGCAGTACCACCGTCTTGCCCAGCTGCTCGGGCGGCGCCGTGAAGATATCGCGGTCGATCACAATGAAATCGGCCCACTTGCCCGGCTCCAGCGAACCGATGAGATTTTCCTGGCGCGCCGCATAGGCCGCATCGAGCGTGAAGCACCGCAGCGCCTCGGTCAGGGTCATGGCCTGGTTCTTGTACCAGCCGCCCGTCGGCGCACCTGCCGCGTTCTGCCGTGTGACCGCCGCGTGCAGGCCTTCGAACGGATCGGGCGGCTCCACCGGGAAGTCCGAGCCGCAGGCAATGCGCGAGCCCTGGTCGAGGAAGGTGCGCCAGGCGTAGGCGCCCTTGATGCGCTCAGGCCCCACCCTCTGCTCGGCCATGTTCTGGTCCGACGTGGCGTGCGTGGGCTGCATCGACGGGATGATGTCCAGCGCCTTGAAGCGCGGGATATCCTCGGGTGAGACCACCTGCGCGTGCTCGATGCGGTGACGCAGGCCGCCGGCCTGGTACTTGGGAATCAGTTGGGCGTAGGCGTCGAGGATCTGGTGGTTGCCGGCGTCGCCGATGGCGTGAACGTTGACCTGGTAGCCGGCCTTCATCGCTTTTTCCATCTTGGCCTGCATGGCGGCGTTCTGCTGGAACAGCAGTCCTTTCGTCGATGGCATGTCCGAGTACGGGGCGATCAAGGCGGCGCCCCGGCTGCCCAGCGCGCCGTCCGAGAACAGCTTGACGGCGGCCAGCGCATAGGTGTCGTTGGCGTAGGTTTTCAGCGGTCCTTCCTTCGATAACTCGTCGAAGGCGGCGCCGGTGTCGCCGATCATGGCGTACACGCGGGCGGTGAGCTTGCCGTGGTCGGCGTAGTCGCGGTAAATGCCATCCTCGGCCACCGAAATGCCGGCGTCGTGCACGCTGGTCAGGCCCGACTTGGCCAGCAGCGCCAGCGCGTTGTCGAGCATGGCGCGCGCCTGCGCCGGCGTGGGCAGCGGCACCACCTTGTCGGCCAGCGCCATGGCGCTGTCCACCAGCACTCCGGTAGGGTTGCCCTTGGCGTCGCGTTCGATCTTGCCGCCGGCGGGGTCCGGCGTGTCCCTGGTGATGCCGGCCATGGCCAGCGCCGTACTGTTGAGCCAGGTGGCATGCACGTCCACCCGGCGCAGCAGCACCGGGCGGTCGCCCACCACCGCGTCGAGGTCGGCGGCGGTGGGGAAACGGCCCAGCTTCCAGGCTTCCTGGTTCCAGCCATGGCCGATGATCCAGGCGTTTTTCGGGTGGGCGCGGGCAAAGTCCGCCACTGCGCGCAGGGCCGCCGGCAGCGAGGTGGGCGTAAACAGGTCCACGCCCGAGGCGATCTCGCCCAGCCCGAACACGTGGCCGTGGGCGTCGATCAGCCCCGGCAGCAGGGTCTTGCCCTGGGCATCGACGTGCTTGGCGCCCGGCAGTGCGGCCGCTGTCTGCGCCTCGCTGCCGGCCACCACTACCTTGCCCTGGGCGTCGAACGCCAGCGACGTAAAGCGCTGCAAGGCGCCGGCCGCCGTCAGCGTGTAGCCGTTGGCGTGGTCGATGATGGTTTGGGCGTGAGCGGCCGGGGCCAGGGCGGTGAAGGCAAGCGCCAGGGCGGCGGCCAGCGGCAGGCGCCGCTTGAGGGTGGTGCGCATCGTTTTCTCCATTCGGTACCAGGCTGCCAGTGTAGCGAAGTTTGCAGATCGACAGGACGGGTACAATGGCGGTTTCGCCGAAATCACCACACCCCAGTGAACAGCCGCCAACTCTATCACCGCCTGCTCAACGAATTCCGCCCTTACCTGTGGATCGGGTTCTTTACCCTGTTCGCGGTGGGCCTGGCCGCCGCCACCGATGTGCTCCTGATCCGCCAGCTGCAAACCGTGATCGATGCGCTGGCGCCCTCGCACGTGGTCGGCGCCGTGCGCCCGCCTGCCACCGGCATGCTGGCCGTGGCGCAGCAATGGCTGACCGACATCCTGCCCAGGAATACTGCCGACGCGGCGATGTGGAGCATCCCCGCCGTGATTTTCGGACTGGCCGTGATGCGCATGGTGTCGAGTTTCATCGGCGAATACGGCGCTGCATGGCTCAGCAGC
This is a stretch of genomic DNA from Duganella zoogloeoides. It encodes these proteins:
- the hutH gene encoding histidine ammonia-lyase, which produces MTMTLTLKPGALTLAELRAVWNEAAPLALAREAYPVIEASAAAVRAIVAKGDAAYGINTGFGLLAKTRIPDDKLEQLQRNLILSHSVGTGELVSDAVCRLIMLMKIGSLARGYSGVRPLIIDTLVALYNAGIMPAIPAKGSVGASGDLAPLSHMTLAMLGVGQVRMNGVMMDATEALQAAGIAPVVLAAKEGLALINGTQVSTALALYGLFMAERLLEAGFVSGALSLDAAKGSDAPFDARVHEVRGQPGQIAAAAIYRQLVADSAIRASHLVGDERVQDPYCLRCQPQVMGACWDIINNAARTLLIEANAVTDNPLLFKDGELSVVVSGGNFHAEPVAFAADTLALAIAEIGSIAERRIALLIDATLSGLPPFLVPEPGVNSGFMIAHVTAAALASENKSLAHPGSVDTIPTSANQEDHVSMATYAARRLDDMAQNTAVIIGIELMAAAQGIDFHRPLTTAPHLEHVHAQLRQSVPFFDADRFFAPDIEAAKGMVMRGELSASCRELFTSLHP
- the hutU gene encoding urocanate hydratase, which gives rise to MSHDNDPRFDATRDIRAPRGPERTCKNWGAEAAYRMLQNNLDKEVAENPQHLVVYGGIGRAARDWACYDQILASLRDLEDNQTLLIQSGKPVGVFQTHEDAPRVLIANSNLVPKWANWEHFNELDRKGLFMYGQMTAGSWIYIGTQGIVQGTYETFAEAGRQHFGGDLKGRWVLTAGLGGMGGAQPLAATMAGAVSLTIECQQSSIDFRLRTRYLDKQAASIDEALAMISAHKANGDAISIGLLGNAADVLPELVRRARAGGLAPDLVTDQTSAHDLINGYLPQGWTVEQWKAAQADPARHAELQAAAAGSCAVHVQAMLDFQALGCKVVDYGNNIRQVAFDHGVANAFDFPGFVPAYIRPQFCEGRGPFRWVALSGDPEDIYKTDAKIKELFPHHAQVHRWLDMARERIAFQGLPARICWLGLGERHLAGLAFNEMVKNGELKAPIVIGRDHLDTGSVASPNRETESMKDGTDAVSDWPLLNALLNTAGGATWVSLHHGGGVGMGYSQHSGVVIVADGTDAAAKRLARVLVNDSGSGVMRHADAGYDTAIACAQRNGLNLPMIK
- a CDS encoding amidohydrolase, coding for MRTTLKRRLPLAAALALAFTALAPAAHAQTIIDHANGYTLTAAGALQRFTSLAFDAQGKVVVAGSEAQTAAALPGAKHVDAQGKTLLPGLIDAHGHVFGLGEIASGVDLFTPTSLPAALRAVADFARAHPKNAWIIGHGWNQEAWKLGRFPTAADLDAVVGDRPVLLRRVDVHATWLNSTALAMAGITRDTPDPAGGKIERDAKGNPTGVLVDSAMALADKVVPLPTPAQARAMLDNALALLAKSGLTSVHDAGISVAEDGIYRDYADHGKLTARVYAMIGDTGAAFDELSKEGPLKTYANDTYALAAVKLFSDGALGSRGAALIAPYSDMPSTKGLLFQQNAAMQAKMEKAMKAGYQVNVHAIGDAGNHQILDAYAQLIPKYQAGGLRHRIEHAQVVSPEDIPRFKALDIIPSMQPTHATSDQNMAEQRVGPERIKGAYAWRTFLDQGSRIACGSDFPVEPPDPFEGLHAAVTRQNAAGAPTGGWYKNQAMTLTEALRCFTLDAAYAARQENLIGSLEPGKWADFIVIDRDIFTAPPEQLGKTVVLQTWMGGKRVYKK